From the genome of Duffyella gerundensis, one region includes:
- a CDS encoding sensor domain-containing phosphodiesterase yields MLITVNNNHKARNLTQDVLKKADLTRDAFLQSFVELTGRALNIPGSFISVLDDEHQYIKASCCFELNTTPRQDSFCRYAVDSDCVVVVPDTTLDPRFSSHRLTLGAPFIRFYAGAPLKTLSGDVLGTLCVTDSQPHDFSSEQAETLQKLARMATHYLETWHSAGFTDAITSLPNCQALLRDIEQLASNTSNAHRLILIDCLDVPRAWEMTRSLGAAVVDNLLQDLTLMLHQLLPGVENIYANATGRFALLLDDAHPLTATTIAERIRGQRAQLTSDILVDLQMFVGETHFLPGTISTQEVYRRAVSALHNAVALGVPWQGYDGQIDQQHSNDFRLLNELALALRGGSGLYLVYQPKVDLRNSAIIGLEALIRWRHPQKGDIPPAMFLPLAEQTSLIGEITNWVIEQALQQLKTWHDQSIFLPVSINICASDLSQPDFADRLEERILQAGLPTSMLGIECLETEKINDSKAALHGMDMLKLRGFCLSLDDFGSGYSNISYLRQMPLDIIKLDRQLISGLLNDSGSRIIARSIISMLKALDYQVLAEGVEDEETAQLLLHYGCDQAQGYYFSRPFIADALQPWLEAQRPQRAG; encoded by the coding sequence ATGCTTATCACCGTTAACAATAATCACAAAGCGCGTAATTTAACGCAGGACGTATTAAAAAAGGCCGATCTGACCCGCGATGCGTTTCTGCAATCTTTTGTGGAGTTAACCGGGCGGGCACTTAATATTCCCGGCAGTTTTATTTCAGTGCTGGATGACGAACACCAGTATATAAAAGCGAGCTGCTGCTTTGAGTTAAACACGACCCCGCGACAGGATTCATTTTGCCGTTATGCGGTGGACAGCGATTGTGTAGTGGTGGTGCCGGATACTACGCTGGATCCGCGTTTCAGCAGCCATCGTCTGACACTGGGCGCGCCTTTTATCCGTTTTTATGCTGGCGCACCGCTGAAAACCCTTAGCGGCGACGTACTCGGCACGCTCTGCGTAACCGACAGCCAGCCGCATGACTTCTCCAGCGAACAAGCGGAGACGCTGCAAAAGCTGGCGCGTATGGCTACACACTATCTGGAAACCTGGCACAGCGCCGGGTTTACCGATGCCATCACCAGCCTGCCAAACTGTCAGGCGCTGCTGCGCGATATCGAACAGCTCGCCAGCAACACCAGCAACGCACACCGTCTGATTCTGATCGACTGCCTGGATGTGCCCCGCGCCTGGGAGATGACCCGTTCGCTTGGCGCGGCGGTGGTCGATAACCTGCTGCAGGATCTTACCCTGATGCTGCATCAACTGCTGCCTGGCGTTGAGAATATTTATGCCAACGCCACCGGCCGCTTTGCGCTGCTGCTCGACGATGCGCATCCGTTAACCGCCACTACTATCGCCGAACGGATCCGCGGCCAGCGCGCGCAGCTCACCAGCGATATTCTGGTCGATCTACAGATGTTCGTTGGCGAAACCCATTTTCTGCCGGGCACCATCAGCACGCAGGAAGTTTACCGCCGGGCGGTGAGCGCGCTGCATAACGCCGTGGCGCTGGGCGTACCGTGGCAGGGTTACGATGGCCAGATTGACCAGCAGCACAGCAACGACTTTCGCCTGCTGAACGAACTGGCGCTGGCGCTGCGTGGCGGCTCCGGTCTCTATCTGGTTTATCAGCCAAAGGTCGATCTGCGAAACAGCGCTATTATTGGTCTTGAAGCGCTGATTCGCTGGCGTCATCCGCAAAAAGGGGACATTCCACCGGCGATGTTTCTGCCGCTGGCGGAGCAGACCAGCCTGATTGGCGAGATCACCAACTGGGTGATTGAGCAGGCGTTACAGCAGTTGAAAACGTGGCATGACCAGAGCATTTTCCTGCCGGTGTCGATTAACATCTGCGCCAGCGATCTGTCGCAGCCGGATTTCGCCGATCGTCTCGAAGAGCGCATCCTGCAGGCAGGCTTGCCGACCAGCATGCTCGGAATTGAATGCCTGGAAACCGAGAAAATCAACGACAGCAAGGCGGCACTGCACGGTATGGACATGCTCAAGCTGCGCGGCTTCTGCCTCTCGCTCGATGATTTTGGTTCCGGTTACAGTAACATTAGCTATTTACGCCAGATGCCGCTGGATATCATCAAGCTCGACCGCCAGTTAATTAGCGGCCTGCTCAACGACAGCGGCTCGCGCATCATCGCCCGCAGCATTATCAGCATGCTAAAGGCGCTGGATTATCAGGTGCTGGCGGAAGGGGTGGAAGACGAAGAAACCGCGCAGCTGTTGTTGCACTATGGCTGCGATCAGGCGCAGGGCTACTATTTCTCTCGCCCGTTTATCGCCGATGCGTTACAGCCGTGGCTGGAGGCGCAGCGGCCGCAACGCGCCGGTTAA
- a CDS encoding MltR family transcriptional regulator: MEEKQAFENQVLERLNAGRSVRSFLIAAVDLLSEAVNGLVLQVFRKDDYAVKYAVEPLLLGDGPLGELSVRLKLIYGLGIISRGEYEDCELLMALREELNHDHSDYRFVDDEILGPFGELHCVAAWPQAPALSGDDEMLRAMQQQRYQQVVRSTMVLSLTELISRISLKQTFKKPGS; this comes from the coding sequence ATGGAAGAGAAGCAAGCTTTTGAAAACCAGGTGCTTGAACGCCTGAACGCCGGTCGCTCGGTGCGAAGCTTCCTGATCGCGGCGGTGGATCTGCTCAGTGAAGCCGTCAACGGGCTGGTGCTTCAGGTTTTTCGCAAGGATGATTACGCGGTAAAATATGCCGTCGAACCGCTGCTGCTGGGCGATGGCCCGCTTGGCGAGCTGTCGGTGCGCCTGAAACTGATTTACGGCCTGGGCATTATCAGCCGTGGCGAATATGAAGATTGCGAACTGCTGATGGCGCTGCGTGAGGAGCTGAATCACGATCACAGCGACTATCGCTTTGTGGATGATGAGATCCTCGGACCCTTTGGCGAACTGCACTGCGTGGCTGCCTGGCCGCAGGCCCCTGCCCTCTCGGGCGATGACGAGATGCTGCGCGCAATGCAGCAGCAGCGTTATCAGCAGGTAGTACGCTCCACCATGGTGCTGTCGCTGACCGAGCTCATTTCACGCATCAGCCTGAAGCAGACGTTCAAAAAACCTGGCAGCTAA
- a CDS encoding gamma-glutamyltransferase family protein, translating to MSGELDYLSAYASWRAPMMGHNAVATSQPLAAQAGIRMLQQGGNAVDAAVATAMALTVVEPTGNGIGSDAFAIVWDGKKLHALNASGRAPAAWQHQTFAHLDAMPELGWDAVTVPGAVSAWVALAEKFGTLPLTTLVQPAVEYARNGFPVSPLIGQLWQRGYQKLKDQPGFSACFAPQGRPPAIGELFRNPDQAATLEKIAATNGEAFYRGELAEKIAAFAREHNAALTLEDLKNHRADWVDMLSRPFAGGSVHELPPNGQGIATLIALGILEQWDIGRYTPDSVPWLHLSIEAMKLALVDLQRYVADEDHLEFPAAHLLSDEYLKSRAALINPDRAGDFTFGAPTQSGTVYLATADASGMMVSFIQSNYMGFGSGVVIPGTGISMQNRGAGFALDQGHPNVVAGGKRAFHTIIPAFALDAAGQPLMSFGVMGGPMQAQGHLQLALRIMLHKQNPQAAIDAPRWRVVAGREVIVEPSLDRNTIAALRAMGHNIVLEDPLQSYNFGGAQAIVRDPQGFYIAATESRKDGQALVY from the coding sequence ATGAGTGGAGAACTGGATTATCTGTCGGCTTACGCCTCCTGGCGCGCGCCAATGATGGGGCATAACGCCGTAGCGACCTCACAGCCGCTGGCGGCGCAGGCGGGCATACGCATGCTACAACAGGGCGGCAATGCGGTAGATGCCGCGGTGGCGACCGCCATGGCGCTGACCGTTGTGGAACCCACCGGCAACGGCATCGGCAGCGACGCGTTTGCTATCGTCTGGGATGGCAAAAAGCTGCATGCACTCAACGCATCAGGCCGTGCTCCGGCGGCCTGGCAGCATCAAACCTTTGCCCATCTCGACGCCATGCCCGAGCTGGGTTGGGATGCGGTCACCGTGCCCGGCGCGGTATCGGCGTGGGTCGCATTGGCGGAAAAGTTTGGCACGCTGCCGCTGACCACGCTGGTGCAGCCCGCCGTTGAGTATGCGCGCAACGGTTTTCCGGTCTCGCCGCTGATTGGCCAGCTCTGGCAGCGCGGCTATCAGAAGCTGAAGGATCAGCCGGGCTTCAGCGCCTGCTTTGCGCCGCAGGGTCGTCCACCGGCGATTGGCGAGCTGTTCCGTAATCCCGATCAGGCTGCCACGCTGGAAAAAATTGCCGCCACCAACGGCGAGGCGTTTTATCGGGGTGAGCTGGCGGAAAAAATCGCCGCCTTCGCCCGTGAACACAACGCCGCGCTGACATTGGAAGACTTGAAAAACCATCGCGCCGACTGGGTCGACATGCTGTCACGGCCTTTTGCCGGTGGCTCGGTGCATGAGTTGCCGCCCAACGGTCAGGGCATCGCCACGCTGATTGCGCTGGGCATTCTTGAGCAGTGGGATATTGGCCGCTATACGCCCGATTCCGTACCCTGGCTGCACCTCTCCATCGAGGCGATGAAGCTGGCGCTGGTCGATCTCCAACGTTACGTCGCCGATGAAGATCATCTGGAGTTTCCGGCAGCGCATCTGCTCAGCGATGAGTACCTTAAAAGCCGTGCGGCGCTGATCAATCCCGATCGGGCGGGCGATTTTACCTTTGGCGCTCCGACGCAAAGTGGCACCGTGTATCTGGCCACCGCGGATGCCAGCGGCATGATGGTGTCGTTTATTCAGTCCAACTACATGGGATTTGGCTCTGGCGTGGTGATTCCAGGCACCGGTATCAGCATGCAAAACCGCGGCGCAGGCTTCGCACTGGATCAGGGGCATCCCAACGTGGTGGCTGGCGGCAAGCGCGCTTTCCATACCATTATTCCCGCCTTTGCTCTCGACGCAGCCGGTCAGCCATTAATGTCATTCGGTGTAATGGGCGGGCCGATGCAGGCGCAGGGTCATCTACAACTGGCGCTGCGCATCATGCTGCACAAACAGAATCCGCAGGCGGCGATCGATGCGCCACGCTGGCGCGTCGTGGCCGGTCGCGAAGTGATCGTCGAGCCTTCACTGGATCGCAATACGATCGCTGCCCTGCGCGCAATGGGCCATAACATTGTGCTGGAAGATCCGTTGCAGTCGTACAATTTCGGCGGCGCACAGGCGATAGTGCGCGATCCGCAGGGATTTTATATTGCGGCTACCGAGAGTCGCAAAGATGGGCAGGCACTGGTGTACTAA
- the mtlD gene encoding mannitol-1-phosphate 5-dehydrogenase encodes MKALHFGAGNIGRGFIGKLLADAGVELVFADVNQAVLDALNARHEYPVHVVGEQAKVETVRNVSAVNSTSDEIIDLIAEVDLLTTAVGPQILERIAASVAKGLIKRHEEGNARPLNIIACENMVRGTSQLKQHVLKALPEQYHSWLEANIGFVDSAVDRIVPPSAADSSDPLEVTVETFSEWIVDKTQFVGEPPAIAGMELTDNLMAFVERKLFTLNTGHAITAYLGQQAGHQTIRDAILDGQIRAVVQGAMEESGAVLIKRYGFDAEKHAAYIQKILSRFENPYLKDDVERVGRQPLRKLSAGDRLIKPTLGTLEYQLPHDNLVKGIAAALHYRSDQDPQAQELATLLEKQGVQATLAQISGLDAQSEVVSAAVKAYNATA; translated from the coding sequence ATGAAAGCTTTGCATTTTGGTGCCGGTAACATTGGCCGCGGTTTTATTGGCAAGTTACTGGCGGATGCCGGCGTTGAGCTGGTGTTTGCCGACGTGAATCAGGCGGTGCTTGATGCGCTTAACGCCCGCCATGAATATCCGGTACATGTTGTCGGCGAGCAGGCGAAGGTGGAGACGGTACGTAACGTCAGCGCGGTGAACAGCACCAGCGATGAGATCATCGATTTAATCGCCGAGGTGGATCTGCTGACCACCGCGGTAGGCCCGCAAATCCTTGAGCGCATTGCCGCCAGCGTGGCCAAAGGCCTGATTAAACGCCACGAAGAAGGCAACGCACGCCCGCTGAATATCATCGCCTGCGAAAATATGGTGCGCGGCACCAGTCAGCTGAAACAGCATGTGCTGAAGGCGCTGCCAGAGCAGTATCACAGCTGGCTGGAGGCGAACATTGGCTTTGTGGATTCCGCCGTGGATCGCATCGTGCCGCCGTCCGCAGCGGACAGCAGCGATCCGCTGGAAGTCACGGTGGAAACCTTCAGCGAGTGGATCGTCGATAAAACCCAGTTCGTTGGCGAGCCACCGGCGATTGCCGGCATGGAGCTGACCGATAACCTGATGGCCTTTGTTGAGCGCAAGCTGTTCACTCTTAACACCGGCCACGCGATCACCGCCTATTTGGGTCAGCAGGCGGGTCATCAAACCATTCGTGATGCCATTCTGGATGGTCAGATTCGCGCGGTGGTTCAGGGCGCAATGGAAGAGAGCGGCGCGGTGCTGATCAAGCGCTACGGCTTTGATGCAGAGAAGCATGCTGCCTACATTCAGAAAATCCTTAGCCGCTTTGAAAATCCTTACCTGAAAGATGACGTTGAGCGCGTGGGCCGTCAGCCGCTGCGTAAGCTCAGCGCGGGCGATCGCCTGATCAAGCCGACGCTCGGCACACTGGAATATCAGCTGCCGCACGACAATCTGGTCAAAGGTATTGCCGCCGCCCTGCACTATCGTAGCGATCAGGATCCGCAGGCGCAGGAACTGGCCACGCTGCTGGAAAAACAGGGCGTGCAGGCCACGCTGGCACAGATTTCCGGCCTCGATGCGCAAAGTGAAGTGGTCAGCGCAGCGGTAAAGGCGTATAACGCTACCGCCTGA
- a CDS encoding ABC transporter permease: MSEVLTAGEAAPLRKAENRVLKKFLHNKSAMAGAIIVLLFVALALLAPWLAPFDPIKANFLAVRKPPSELYWLGTDELGRDMLSRLIWGARTSLMAGCVSVLIAILIGVPLGLIAGYWQGIWDGVISRFIEALLACPFLILAIALGAFLGPSLGNAMIAIGLSAMPIFARLTRGQVIAIRNEEYIEGARAIGLPDRWIVLRYVLPNVMSPILVQATLAIASAIITEASLSFLGLGQQPPNPSWGAMLNTAKGYLEQAPWMSIFPGVAIFLAVQGFNLLGDGLRDALDPRND, translated from the coding sequence ATGAGCGAAGTCTTAACCGCCGGTGAGGCCGCGCCGCTGCGAAAAGCGGAAAATCGGGTGCTGAAAAAATTTCTGCACAACAAAAGCGCGATGGCCGGTGCCATTATCGTGCTGCTGTTTGTCGCGCTGGCGCTGCTGGCGCCCTGGCTCGCGCCTTTTGATCCGATCAAAGCTAACTTTCTGGCGGTGCGCAAGCCGCCTTCGGAACTCTACTGGTTAGGCACCGATGAGCTGGGACGCGACATGTTATCGCGGCTGATTTGGGGAGCGCGCACCTCGCTGATGGCCGGTTGCGTCTCTGTGCTGATCGCTATCTTGATCGGCGTGCCGCTTGGGCTGATTGCTGGCTACTGGCAGGGAATCTGGGACGGCGTGATTTCACGCTTTATTGAAGCGCTGCTTGCCTGTCCTTTTTTGATTCTCGCCATCGCGCTGGGCGCGTTTCTCGGACCCAGCCTTGGCAACGCGATGATCGCTATCGGCCTGTCGGCGATGCCGATTTTTGCCCGTCTGACCCGCGGTCAGGTGATCGCTATTCGCAATGAAGAATATATTGAGGGTGCACGGGCCATCGGGCTGCCGGACCGCTGGATTGTGCTGCGTTACGTGCTGCCTAACGTGATGTCGCCGATTCTGGTGCAGGCCACGCTGGCCATCGCCTCTGCCATCATTACCGAAGCGAGCCTCTCTTTTCTCGGTCTTGGTCAGCAGCCGCCAAACCCCTCCTGGGGCGCCATGCTGAACACCGCCAAAGGCTATCTTGAACAGGCGCCGTGGATGTCGATTTTTCCGGGCGTCGCCATTTTTCTTGCCGTGCAGGGCTTCAACCTGCTGGGCGACGGATTACGTGATGCGCTTGATCCGCGCAATGACTGA
- a CDS encoding YibL family ribosome-associated protein, with the protein MKEQEKAEIKRLSDQLDALNHKEQPLLDAGDAEKLGELLREKDKLLAEIERLKGVRVQKLSKEAQKLQQMPFSRAITKKEQADMGTLKKTARGLIVVHPMTALGREMGLTEMTGYAKKAF; encoded by the coding sequence ATGAAAGAGCAGGAAAAAGCTGAAATCAAACGTCTGAGCGACCAGCTCGACGCCCTGAACCATAAAGAGCAGCCGCTGCTCGACGCGGGCGATGCCGAAAAGCTGGGCGAGCTGCTGAGAGAGAAAGATAAGCTGCTGGCTGAAATTGAACGCCTCAAAGGCGTTCGCGTGCAGAAGCTGAGCAAAGAAGCACAGAAGCTGCAGCAGATGCCGTTCAGCCGTGCCATCACCAAAAAAGAGCAGGCCGATATGGGCACGCTGAAGAAAACGGCCCGTGGCCTGATCGTGGTTCATCCGATGACCGCGCTGGGACGTGAGATGGGCCTGACCGAAATGACCGGCTACGCTAAAAAGGCGTTCTGA
- a CDS encoding DUF3053 domain-containing protein, whose protein sequence is MTSGISRVWTRFFMPLAVLFFALQLVGCGDKEGDQRKAFIDFLQNTVMRSGEHLPGLSEDQKQRFGPYAGDYAIIYGFAQEVNKAVDNGMKPVVDELAAIRVPQDYLTRRDALRQASGSLNVLTQQIQSAKMQADSSKAALKQPDDLKTVYNNVYNKVVTQPANALIPLLPSLQDLSQQAVQTGDFLQQQGTRVSFDNNGVQFPTQDQATQYNTLMSNLAAKAQALPQAQAAVQGTWQ, encoded by the coding sequence ATGACGTCAGGAATTTCCCGCGTCTGGACCCGTTTTTTTATGCCGTTGGCCGTACTTTTTTTCGCCCTACAACTGGTGGGTTGCGGCGATAAAGAAGGCGATCAACGGAAAGCCTTTATCGATTTTCTACAAAATACCGTGATGCGCAGCGGTGAACATCTGCCTGGTCTGAGCGAAGACCAAAAACAGCGTTTTGGCCCTTATGCAGGTGATTACGCCATCATTTATGGTTTTGCTCAGGAAGTGAATAAGGCCGTTGATAACGGCATGAAGCCGGTTGTTGATGAGCTGGCGGCAATCCGTGTACCGCAGGATTATCTGACCCGTCGTGATGCGCTGCGTCAGGCAAGCGGTTCGCTGAACGTGCTGACCCAGCAGATTCAAAGCGCCAAAATGCAGGCAGACAGCAGCAAAGCCGCACTGAAGCAGCCAGACGATCTCAAAACGGTTTACAACAACGTCTATAACAAAGTGGTGACTCAGCCCGCTAATGCGCTGATTCCTCTGCTGCCTTCGCTGCAGGATTTGAGCCAGCAGGCAGTACAAACCGGTGATTTCCTGCAGCAGCAGGGTACGCGCGTTTCCTTTGATAACAATGGCGTGCAGTTCCCGACGCAGGATCAGGCCACGCAGTACAACACCTTAATGAGCAACCTGGCGGCCAAAGCTCAGGCGCTGCCGCAGGCGCAAGCCGCCGTGCAGGGTACCTGGCAGTAA
- a CDS encoding PTS mannitol transporter subunit IICBA has protein sequence MSSSVKVKVQSFGRFLSNMVMPNIGAFIAWGIITALFIPTGWIPNETLAKLVGPMITYLLPLLIGFTGGRLVGGDRGGVVGAITTMGVIVGADMPMFLGSMIAGPLGGWAIKSFDRVIDGKIKSGFEMLVNNFSAGIIGMLMAILAFLAIGPLVEGLSHVLAAGVNLMVQNNLLPLTSIFVEPAKILFLNNAINHGIFSPLGIQQASEAGKSIFFLIEANPGPGMGVLMAYMFFGRGSAKQSAGGAAIIHFLGGIHEIYFPYVLMSPRLLLAVILGGMTGVFTLTLLNGGLVSPASPGSILAVLAMTPKGAYFANIAAIAAAFAVSFVVSAILLKTSKVKDEDDIEAATQRMHDMKAQSKGQAGTAAVPASADAMNGDLSHVRKIIVACDAGMGSSAMGAGVLRKKVQDAGLTLISVTNTAINALPGDVDIVITHRDLTERAMRQAPQAQHISLNNFLDSNLYNNLTQRLVDASRSAGHREKVNSALSDSYDTSNAHLFKLGENNVFLGLSATHKEQAIRFAGEQLVKGGYVQPEYVEAMLEREKLTPTYLGESIAVPHGTVEAKDRVLKTGVVFCQYPQGVRFGEDEDDIARLVIGIAARNNEHIQVITSLTNALDDDSVIERLASTTSVQEVLDLLSGSTTKA, from the coding sequence ATGTCCTCATCAGTGAAGGTCAAAGTACAAAGCTTTGGTCGCTTTCTGAGTAATATGGTGATGCCAAATATCGGTGCGTTTATCGCATGGGGCATCATCACCGCGCTGTTTATTCCAACCGGCTGGATTCCAAACGAAACGCTGGCGAAGCTGGTGGGTCCGATGATCACCTACCTGCTGCCGCTGCTGATCGGCTTCACCGGTGGTCGTCTGGTCGGTGGCGACCGTGGCGGTGTGGTGGGTGCCATTACCACCATGGGCGTGATCGTCGGCGCCGACATGCCAATGTTCCTCGGTTCGATGATTGCAGGCCCGCTGGGCGGCTGGGCGATTAAGAGCTTTGACCGCGTTATCGACGGCAAAATCAAAAGCGGCTTTGAGATGTTGGTCAACAACTTCTCCGCCGGCATTATCGGCATGCTGATGGCTATCCTGGCGTTTCTCGCCATTGGTCCGCTGGTTGAAGGCCTGTCGCACGTTCTGGCGGCTGGCGTTAACCTGATGGTGCAGAATAACCTGCTGCCATTGACCTCAATCTTTGTCGAACCGGCAAAAATCCTGTTTCTGAACAACGCCATCAACCACGGTATTTTCTCACCGCTGGGCATTCAGCAGGCGAGCGAAGCGGGCAAATCGATCTTCTTCCTGATCGAAGCGAACCCGGGCCCGGGTATGGGCGTGCTGATGGCCTACATGTTCTTTGGTCGTGGCAGCGCGAAACAGTCTGCTGGCGGCGCGGCAATCATCCACTTCCTCGGAGGTATCCACGAAATTTACTTCCCTTATGTGCTGATGAGTCCACGTCTGCTGCTGGCGGTAATTCTTGGCGGCATGACCGGCGTGTTTACGCTGACGCTGCTGAACGGTGGTCTGGTTTCTCCTGCCTCACCGGGTTCTATCCTGGCGGTGCTGGCGATGACGCCAAAAGGCGCCTACTTCGCCAATATTGCAGCGATTGCCGCCGCCTTTGCGGTCTCCTTCGTGGTTTCTGCCATTCTGCTCAAAACCAGCAAGGTGAAAGACGAAGACGATATCGAAGCAGCAACGCAGCGTATGCATGACATGAAAGCGCAGTCCAAAGGCCAGGCCGGCACCGCCGCTGTGCCTGCATCGGCTGATGCGATGAATGGCGACCTGAGCCACGTGCGTAAAATCATCGTGGCCTGTGACGCGGGCATGGGTTCCAGCGCCATGGGTGCGGGCGTGCTGCGTAAGAAAGTGCAGGACGCAGGACTGACGCTGATTTCGGTCACGAACACCGCCATCAACGCCCTGCCCGGCGACGTGGATATCGTGATTACCCATCGCGATCTCACCGAGCGTGCAATGCGTCAGGCACCCCAGGCCCAGCACATTTCGCTGAATAACTTCCTCGACAGCAACCTTTACAACAACCTGACGCAGCGTCTGGTTGATGCAAGCCGCAGCGCCGGGCATCGCGAAAAGGTTAACAGCGCGCTGAGCGACAGTTACGATACCAGCAACGCACACCTGTTTAAGCTGGGCGAAAACAACGTCTTCCTCGGCCTTTCCGCTACGCATAAAGAGCAGGCAATTCGCTTTGCTGGCGAACAGCTGGTGAAAGGCGGCTACGTGCAGCCGGAATACGTTGAGGCGATGCTGGAGCGTGAAAAACTGACGCCAACCTATCTTGGCGAATCCATTGCCGTGCCGCACGGCACCGTGGAAGCCAAAGATCGCGTGCTAAAAACCGGCGTGGTGTTCTGTCAGTATCCGCAGGGCGTGCGTTTCGGCGAAGATGAAGATGACATTGCCCGTCTGGTTATTGGCATTGCCGCCCGTAATAACGAGCACATTCAGGTCATTACCAGCCTGACCAATGCGCTTGACGATGACAGCGTGATTGAGCGACTTGCCTCAACCACCAGCGTGCAGGAAGTGTTGGATCTGCTCTCGGGCAGCACCACGAAAGCCTGA
- a CDS encoding VirK/YbjX family protein, whose translation MSLITTHAAAETSTSLFKQLMLGNIVPDKLWLCRRFRAKFLLRSLVFPVTTVKYMRQFSALPDMAQALSIQGLLPAKPHRPYLYAGLSVAGRAAAITDHYRFLSQMKDGLLQQQLQSATATVMAQLFGRQEESITLQCAPGRFDREGEVTLELLFNQAVIASLSFSLINKSGVKTLLIGGLQGPRKHISSEVIKEATKACHGLFPKRVLTEALFIISERCGMAQIMAVSEETHVFRSLRYRHSKSDYFHASYSEFWLSIGGERQADGLYRLPARLERKTLDAIASKKRAEYRRRYQLLDELQQQVRAGRQHLL comes from the coding sequence ATGTCACTTATTACGACACACGCTGCTGCTGAAACCTCAACCTCATTATTTAAACAGCTGATGCTGGGTAACATCGTCCCGGATAAGCTGTGGCTTTGTCGTCGTTTTCGCGCCAAATTTTTGCTGCGCTCGCTGGTTTTTCCCGTTACCACGGTAAAGTACATGCGCCAGTTTTCGGCCTTACCCGATATGGCGCAGGCACTGTCAATTCAGGGATTACTACCGGCTAAACCACACCGTCCCTACCTCTACGCCGGGCTTAGCGTGGCCGGGCGCGCTGCCGCCATCACCGATCATTATCGTTTTTTGAGCCAGATGAAGGATGGCCTGTTACAACAGCAGCTGCAAAGCGCCACGGCCACGGTGATGGCTCAGCTGTTTGGACGGCAGGAAGAGTCGATCACGCTGCAGTGTGCGCCGGGACGCTTCGATCGCGAAGGCGAAGTCACACTGGAACTGTTATTTAATCAGGCGGTTATTGCATCGCTCTCTTTTTCGCTAATTAATAAATCCGGCGTGAAAACATTATTAATTGGCGGATTACAGGGACCGCGTAAACATATTTCCAGCGAGGTAATTAAAGAGGCGACTAAAGCGTGCCACGGCTTATTTCCCAAGCGCGTATTAACCGAGGCGTTGTTTATTATCAGTGAGCGCTGCGGCATGGCGCAAATTATGGCGGTGAGCGAAGAGACCCATGTTTTCCGTAGCCTGCGTTATCGCCACAGTAAAAGTGATTACTTTCATGCCAGCTACAGTGAGTTCTGGCTGTCTATTGGCGGTGAGCGCCAGGCCGATGGTCTTTACCGGCTGCCTGCGCGGCTGGAGCGCAAAACGCTGGACGCGATCGCCAGCAAAAAGCGCGCTGAGTATCGCCGTCGTTATCAGCTGCTGGATGAGCTGCAACAGCAGGTGCGTGCAGGTCGGCAGCACCTGCTGTAA